Proteins co-encoded in one Christiangramia fulva genomic window:
- a CDS encoding RNA polymerase sigma factor, whose protein sequence is MKETAFLKIIDPVKDKMYRLALRMLTSKEAAEDATQEVILKLWSRKENIKHYANTEAFAMTVTKNYCLDQLKLKQNNHLRIVHQNYDSNTSLQKEVELNDEMEWLSKIVDGLPEQQKMIFQLRDVEQYDYEEIAEIMEMNPTAIRVALSRARKTIRESLIKKHNYGIR, encoded by the coding sequence ATGAAAGAAACAGCCTTCCTTAAAATAATTGATCCGGTGAAGGACAAAATGTATCGCCTGGCACTTCGCATGCTTACCTCAAAGGAGGCTGCCGAAGACGCAACTCAGGAAGTTATTCTAAAACTCTGGAGCCGGAAGGAAAATATCAAGCATTATGCCAATACGGAAGCTTTTGCAATGACAGTTACAAAAAATTATTGTTTGGACCAGCTGAAACTCAAACAAAACAACCATTTGCGAATTGTTCATCAAAATTATGACAGCAATACGTCCCTTCAAAAGGAAGTGGAATTAAATGACGAAATGGAGTGGTTATCGAAAATTGTGGATGGATTACCTGAGCAGCAGAAAATGATCTTTCAATTAAGAGATGTGGAACAATACGACTATGAAGAAATTGCCGAAATCATGGAAATGAATCCTACCGCTATTCGCGTGGCACTTTCAAGAGCACGAAAAACAATTAGAGAAAGTCTTATAAAAAAACATAATTATGGAATCAGGTAA
- a CDS encoding DUF4252 domain-containing protein, with product MNRLVITLLLSLLPILSQSQNFEKYEDMKEVDAMVMTSKMFKMLAKVDLSDNDPEARAYMKLIENLDRIQIYKTSDSKVQNQMASDVKSYLQKNSMDELMRVSEDGKNIKFYSIPGKNDNYVKELFMYLQGTDNDKPMTVILSITGEIDLSQLSKLTSDLKVPGAEELKNVNKKS from the coding sequence ATGAATAGATTAGTAATTACACTCCTGTTAAGCCTGCTGCCTATCTTGTCGCAGTCTCAGAATTTTGAAAAATACGAAGACATGAAAGAGGTAGATGCCATGGTGATGACCAGCAAAATGTTTAAGATGCTGGCGAAAGTTGACCTTAGCGATAATGATCCTGAAGCTCGCGCTTACATGAAACTCATAGAAAATTTGGATAGGATCCAAATCTATAAAACTTCAGATTCAAAGGTGCAGAATCAAATGGCCAGTGACGTAAAATCTTATCTTCAGAAAAACTCTATGGATGAGCTTATGCGGGTTAGTGAAGATGGAAAAAACATCAAATTTTATTCAATTCCCGGAAAAAACGATAATTATGTGAAAGAGCTGTTTATGTATCTGCAGGGTACAGACAATGATAAGCCTATGACGGTAATACTCAGTATTACAGGCGAGATAGATCTTTCTCAATTGTCTAAACTAACCTCCGACCTTAAAGTGCCTGGTGCCGAAGAATTGAAAAATGTCAATAAAAAATCTTAA